GTTGATTCACCCGTATCATCAAAAAATTGAACAAACCTGGCATCCTCTATCCCGCGGCTCTCATTTTTAGAAACTGGAAAGATAACCCTTTCAGATATTCGATGATCTGAATGGAAGTCCACCTCATAATTAGAATCAGAAAGCCAGTTGATAATCTCAAATGTTTTATTCTGCTTGTTTGGGGTAAAATGAGGATGTTTATGAAGACGTCCCATCTCACGGACCAATTGTTCTTTGCTGAATTCTTCGGGAAGCGCATTGAGAACACAGGTGCAGATATCATTATCCGCCTTCATTTCCTTGAGCTTGTGCTGAAAAAGCTTGCGCTTATAAAAAGGGTTTAACTTCAGATCCGGTGTTTCCACAAACTCACTGACCGGATCAAACCGGAAGGTGTTGTACCGGTTGAGCACGCCGCTTCTGAAAACAATGGAGGAAATATGCCCTTCTCCGGTGGCCCGCAAACTCATGACAAACCGAAGGCTGCCTTCTTCAAGGTGGTCTTGAACCGGATGGGGAACAATGGACGGGTTGAACAGAGCGGCAGATTCAATGGCATACTCCTTTGTAAAATAAGCGCCGACCAAGGCGCTTTCAGTTTCACTCAGCAATCTGCCTTTTTTAATATGTTTTTTTACCAGGCTGAAATGTTTTTCAAAAATGTGAGTCAGGTCTTCATGTCGCCTGGAAAAATTTTTTATGATCTGTGTTAATAATTTTTGTTGTCTGCTTTCAGACAACCCGCGGATTCGTTCGATGATCAAGGTGATGCGTTTTGCATCCTCGGGAAGATGAGGCCTTGTAATGACACGAGAAGTATCCCCGACAATTTTGTTGGGTTTTCTTGTCACTAAAAGCTTACCATGATTTTTACTGTGCATATGTGTGTTTCCTTGATTCAATTCGGGGCTACATGGGCGGACGGCCATATTCAAGGCACAAAGAGACAAGGTCTCGGACCTTTGCAGTACCCATGCACATCACCGTATCCGCGCCCCCCCAGTAGATTTTCACAGTCCCGTCATCTTCGGGAACCACGCCGCAGGTAAACACCACATTGGGGACATAGCCGGTCTGTTCCCAGGTATCTTCCGGCTGCAGGATCCATTGATCGGACACCCCGAGCACTCTGGCCGGATCGGCAAGATCATGCAGCGCAGCACCGAGCCGGTATACGGATCC
Above is a window of uncultured Desulfobacter sp. DNA encoding:
- a CDS encoding glycoside hydrolase family 130 protein, whose product is MHSKNHGKLLVTRKPNKIVGDTSRVITRPHLPEDAKRITLIIERIRGLSESRQQKLLTQIIKNFSRRHEDLTHIFEKHFSLVKKHIKKGRLLSETESALVGAYFTKEYAIESAALFNPSIVPHPVQDHLEEGSLRFVMSLRATGEGHISSIVFRSGVLNRYNTFRFDPVSEFVETPDLKLNPFYKRKLFQHKLKEMKADNDICTCVLNALPEEFSKEQLVREMGRLHKHPHFTPNKQNKTFEIINWLSDSNYEVDFHSDHRISERVIFPVSKNESRGIEDARFVQFFDDTGESTYYATYTAYNGVTILPQLIETKDFISFKITMLNGKAAQDKGLALFPRKINGQFAMLSRQDGENNHIMFSKHLQFWRTSHIIQRPEYPWEFVQIGNCGSPIETEKGWIVLTHGVGPMRQYCIGAMLLDLENPCKVIARLEQPLLIPTEKEREGYVPNVVYSCGSIIHSNELVIPYAMSDINSGIATVSVNNLINSMRKVTDRS